Genomic segment of Deltaproteobacteria bacterium:
TTCCATGCCTTCCTCCGGAAAGGCGGCCACCCGTTTGCTCAAAATGTTCCGGGAAAACAGGGCGGTTAGCGGCGGGGTAACGGCGAAGATCGAGTTGTACCGCTTCAAGGCGGCGGCCGTCTCGGCGCCCAGGGAGCCCTTGCCCAGATGGATCTTGACCCCGGCCCGGGACAGGGCCGGAATGCTCTGCTCGATCTCAAGTTTGTTGCTGGTGGTGGGCCCGATGCCGGCCGGCGAAACCGCGGTGTGAAAAATCAGCGATCCCTCGAGAGTCAGTCCCAGTTGGTGCAACGCGCCGGCCTCGAACATGTCGGCCAGTTTGGGCAGAACCGCGTCGCGGCCGCAGTAGATCCGTCCTTGAACCTCGATCAAATCCCCGACCTTCAGAGCGGCGATATCCTTTTCACCAATGGGCGTGGTTAGCCTGATGGGTTCCGTACTTCGCTCTGTTTCCATCAGATCGCCTCACCGCGGGTGGCTTGGTACTGTTTGAAGCGCTCGATCAGGCCCTCGGGTTTCAAAGTCTTGAGATCCGCCAGTTCATGGGCATAAACACCCTGTTCGATCTCTCCGAGCCTTTTGTCCAGTTGAGACCAGCGCGGCAGGTTTTTGCCCCGGACCCGCCTGAGCAGCAGGGCGATGTTGAACTGCGTCAGCTCGGCCGGGCAGCGGGCCGCACACATGCCGCACATGACGCATTCCACCGATAGCTCGTACACCGCTTCGAGATCGCCCCTTTTGGCCGCGGCGATGTAGTCCATGACCTGCAATTCCATGGGGCAGTTTTTGGTGCACGTGTTGCACGCCACGCAACGCATCAATTCAGGGTAGTACTCGGCAACGGCAAAGTCCTCGACCGGCCCCTTAGGGAGTGGAAATTGAGTTCGGTTGCCGGGAAGATAGGGGAGTTGAGTCAGGTACATGTCCGGCTCGACCACGGTCTGGCAGGCCAGGCCGGTCTTGAGGCGGAAATCGCCCTTTCGCCGATACACGGTCAGGCATGCCCCGCAAACTCCTCCCCGGCAGCCGCAGCCCCGTGTAAGGCCGAAGCCCGCGTATTCCAATGCTTTCAGGATGGTCAGTCCACGGGGCACGGCGTACTTTTTGCCCAGGATATAGACCTCGATGAGCGTAATGTTCTCTTTATCCATATCAGGATCCGGCGCGGTCACTGGCGTGACCCACGCTGGTGAGGGCCTTTTCAAATCGGTAATCCGGCAGCAGAATGGGACTTACGGTGTCGGAGACAATGCCTCTTTCCTTCAGAGCTTGTTCATAGGCGACTACATGATCGAGGCTCGGGCGTCCCATCCGGACCTCGGGCAGGACCGAGGCCGCGTGGTTTCCCGCCCGTCGACCGAAAACAAACACATCCACCAGGGAGTTGGCTCCCAGACGGTTGTGGCCGTGTACTCCTCCGGAAGCTTCGCCCACCACGTACAGGCCCGGCACGTCGGAACGGCCCCGGGCGTCGATGCGAACTCCCCCGTTTTGGTAGTGCTGCGTGGGGAAGACCAGGATGGGTTCGGTCACCGGATCGATGCCGTATTTGCGAAAACGGCCGGCAATGCCGGCAAAACGGTGGATAAAGGTGCCCGGACCGCCGATCAGGTCGATCAGAGGGGTATCCAGCCAAACGCCCAGCATGCCGGTTGGGGTGGTCACTCCGAGGCCCCGGGCATTGCATTCCCGGATAATGGCGGCGGACACCGCGTCCCGGGTCTCGAGGCGGTTCACGAAAACCACGCCTTCGGCATTGACGAGTTGGGCCCCCTGAGCCCGCAGCGCCTCGGATATCAACAATCCGAGCATCTGCTCGGGCCAGGCCGCGCCGGTGGGATGGTATTGCACATAACCGGCGTAAAGCAGAGCGGCTCCGGCCCGGTAGGCCATAATCAGCCCGTCGGCCGTGGCTCCGTAATGGTTGGATGTGGGAAATCCCAAGGGAT
This window contains:
- a CDS encoding 4Fe-4S dicluster domain-containing protein; this translates as MTLIEVYILGKKYAVPRGLTILKALEYAGFGLTRGCGCRGGVCGACLTVYRRKGDFRLKTGLACQTVVEPDMYLTQLPYLPGNRTQFPLPKGPVEDFAVAEYYPELMRCVACNTCTKNCPMELQVMDYIAAAKRGDLEAVYELSVECVMCGMCAARCPAELTQFNIALLLRRVRGKNLPRWSQLDKRLGEIEQGVYAHELADLKTLKPEGLIERFKQYQATRGEAI
- a CDS encoding fumarate hydratase C-terminal domain-containing protein; protein product: METERSTEPIRLTTPIGEKDIAALKVGDLIEVQGRIYCGRDAVLPKLADMFEAGALHQLGLTLEGSLIFHTAVSPAGIGPTTSNKLEIEQSIPALSRAGVKIHLGKGSLGAETAAALKRYNSIFAVTPPLTALFSRNILSKRVAAFPEEGMEAFFELEVTALPAIVAIAHGENLFESLKTGRAA